A genomic window from Nicotiana sylvestris chromosome 11, ASM39365v2, whole genome shotgun sequence includes:
- the LOC104239016 gene encoding protein SLOW GREEN 1, chloroplastic: MNSTLSLGSSFFPSTANPNLPSRPSIFPIPTTATKTHNKGLILKASTNANSNPLISTLKTASVAAVFAAVALGKFPVATPLARAETPTAVLEEQQQEEQQQEEDSPLTQFLESSPEAIDTLKNLLQEKLEAGEDEESLKILKKLSSAQPENTEWKFLTARLLNEMGKVQEAREVFEEILSKNPLSFEALFENALLMDRSGEGVKVIQRLEEALKIAEEENKVKEGRDVRFIMAQVQFLQKNVEDALRSYDELEKEDPKDFRPYFCKGMIYSLLDRNKEAREQFAKYRELSPKKFEVEGYLQTPLSRMKLFGTDEKES, encoded by the coding sequence atgaACTCCACCTTGTCTCTTGGTTCATCCTTCTTCCCCTCCACAGCTAACCCCAATTTACCATCCCGTCCCTCCATTTTCCCTATCCCAACAACTGCTACTAAGACCCACAACAAAGGACTTATCCTAAAGGCATCCACCAATGCTAATTCAAACCCATTAATCTCTACCCTCAAAACCGCCAGCGTCGCCGCTGTTTTTGCCGCAGTGGCCTTGGGGAAATTCCCTGTAGCCACGCCATTGGCAAGAGCTGAAACCCCAACAGCTGTACTAGAAGAGCAACAACAGGaagagcaacaacaagaagaagatTCTCCACTGACCCAGTTTTTAGAATCCAGTCCTGAAGCCATTGATACATTGAAAAATCTCCTCCAGGAAAAACTAGAGGCAGGGGAGGACGAGGAGAGCCTGAAAATACTGAAGAAATTATCCTCTGCCCAGCCGGAGAATACCGAATGGAAGTTCCTGACGGCAAGGTTGTTAAACGAAATGGGGAAGGTACAAGAAGCCAGGGAAGTTTTTGAAGAGATCTTATCGAAGAATCCACTCTCGTTCGAGGCATTGTTTGAGAATGCATTGCTGATGGACAGGAGTGGAGAAGGGGTGAAAGTGATTCAGAGGTTAGAGGAAGCATTAAAGATAGCTGAGGAAGAGAACAAAGTTAAGGAAGGTAGGGATGTTAGGTTTATAATGGCACAAGTACAGTTTTTGCAGAAGAATGTTGAGGATGCATTGAGGAGTTATGATGAGCTTGAAAAAGAGGATCCTAAAGATTTCAGGCCTTACTTTTGTAAAGGGATGATTTACAGTTTGCTTGATAGGAATAAAGAGGCTAGAGAGCAGTTCGCAAAGTATCGCGAGCTTTCTCCTAAAAAATTTGAAGTGGAAGGTTATCTGCAGACGCCTTTGTCGAGAATGAAGCTCTTTGGTACTGACGAGAAAGAGAGTTGA
- the LOC138881332 gene encoding uncharacterized protein, whose amino-acid sequence MWALKKLNLEWDVAANLRVAQLNELDEFWYHAYTSSSLYKEKMKYLPDKYIWNKEFKEGDLLLLFNSGLRMFSGKLKSKWIGPFEVVGVKPFGALDLKNKNYEVFRVNGHRLKHYLGKVDDVHVVAVLHFN is encoded by the coding sequence atgtgggctttgaagaagttgaatcttgagtgggatgtcgccGCCAACTTAAGGGTGGCACAATTGAATGAGCTAGATGAGTTCTGGTACCATGCATATACAAGTTCATCCTtatacaaggagaagatgaagtacctccCTGACAAGTACATTTGGAACAAGGAGTTTAAAGAAGGTGATCTTTTGTTGTTGTTCAATTCTGGGTTACGGATGTTTTCGGGAAAGTTGAAGTCTAAATggattggcccatttgaggttgTGGGTGTGAAACCCtttggtgcattggacttgaaaaataaaaattatgaggtgtttagagtcaatggtcaccggTTGAAGCATTATCTGGGAAAAGTTGATGATGTCCACGTCGTGGCAGTTCTTCACTTCAACTGA